The Gossypium hirsutum isolate 1008001.06 chromosome D02, Gossypium_hirsutum_v2.1, whole genome shotgun sequence region taattaatttgaattttttaaaattatttatttcataattttaatggtattagtacaatattttaattaaatgtagAATAAAGTATTTGTACTTTTGTTCTGaggaatttattttaaaatttaagtccaagTGTCaatactgttttttttttgttaaattggtTGGTGTGACATTTAAAGAAAAACTCATTTGGTAGCAATTTATCTGGGaaaatgatgttgtaatgaacctagatttaacaaaaataattttaacagtgttaataatTAGGCCTGAATTtaaaaatctgaaaagtaaatggactaaattcctaaaaataaaaatgcaatgacTAAATTTCAAACTTACTAAGAATACAAGGACTTATGACATGTTTTAACCAAAAGATTTTGTTTAAATTATTGAGAAAATGTTAATATGCCATAGATTCTTATACTTTTAActgatttagaatttagtccttttagttttattttcaagATTTAGTATATTTActtctcaaatttcaaaattcaggtccaattgttaatgttattaattttgttagtgtgacattttgaaataaaaaggaaatactCATTTGGTggcaatgtaactaaaaaaatgacgTTTATAATGAGCCTGATAACAGTGTTATTATTTggacctaaatttcaaaatttgaaaagtataggtaCTAAATTCCTATAAATAAAAGCACATGGACAAATTCTAAATTTGTAAAGAGTATAGGGActcatggcatattttaaccttcaaaaaagaaaaactataagAATATGTTTATGTAGATTGAATGGACCTAAGTGGAAGAGGTTGAAGTTGAGATTGAAGGCTCTAGGTGGACCATTAGGAGATCTGGAAGAAAACGATGAGTTATATAAACATTAGAATTTGTACTCCGAAACACTCTCCAACGAAAATGAAGAAGTTAAGATATTCTAGATAGAATAACAACAAAGCAGAGATAAAAATAACACTTCATTTGAATTGTTATTCACTCATTTGGGTTTGGTGCACGAGAATTGACTAATAACTCGTCTTTAACTGACAACCTTAACAGGAAAATGTGTAAGCTTAGTAGTAGGTTAGCCCTAACCGACCATAATGGACGAAGCTAGAAactaacttaaactaagttataaacttttaaatgaatcaaaatgcaattttactaatataaattttaaaggggctACAatgaaatttcaccattttccCACTACCCTCGTCCCTACCTGCcataatttatgcaaaattattTATTATCTTGATTAGGAAAAAAAGGGtaattttttccctaaatttctAAAAAGCTACTAAATCTTGTTACTCTTTGTTAGTAAAGGTCAAAATTCCGAAGCCGCCAATGTCGTTGGACACGTGTCAATAACATATTCATTTCAGGGATCACATCCTACTTCCACACGTGACACGAGTAAACCCTAATCTTATTTCAGAAACAAAAAGGGGGAAAAAAATAGAAACCCTAACAAATTTTTCCGCCAGAAAATCACAGCGTCCCATTGAATCGCCGTGAAATCTCCTGTAGCATAGCATCGCCATAgtagaaaaaaataattgaatttaatttcttctttaattctctttttcttttcggtctttttaagaaaaataacaGTTCTTCGACTTCCGATCTCCGATTCAATCACCCACAAAATTATATCATAAGGTAATTGTTCTTCTTTCCCCCCTCTTTGTCTGTGCGCGTCtggtaatttcatttttttatatgttaatcTGCGTTTTAATTTCGTTCGTGTTTCGATTGTTTCAAATCTACTTTTTAATTTTGCTTAATTGTCTTTCTGTCTGTATGCTATTCCTATTAATAATCTTTAGAAATCAGATGGGTGAAATTATGTCATTTTTTCGCTTTGTTAGTTGATAAAGGGGCATTTCTTTATTgaaatagttttaattttatgATGATGGTCATTTCTTGGAATCATGTAGTGTTGATTTGTTATTCATGTGATCCTCGATTAGGAATTAGCTAAATTTATCCAATTATAACAGAATAGTGATGATAATTGTTTCAATATTAATTCTATGGAAGAATGATGCTTGAAATCTCTTTTTCGTTGATTTTATCTGCTAATATTGAAGGAAATGACTTTTGCAGCTTCTTGAATTTGAAGGATTTTTCCCCTTTGTGTTCCTTTAAATGGGTGCTCCTAAGCAGAAATGGACACCTGAAGAAGAGGCAGCGCTAAAAGCTGGAGTCATCAAACATGGTGCTGGAAAATGGCGAACGATACTGAAAGACCCTGAATTTAGTGGTGTCTTGTATCTGCGTTCCAATGTAGATCTTAAGGTATGTTCCTTTGGCTTCTCATGTTGAATGGTTCAGTCCTTGATGAAAAGTACCTATAGAGTTTTGTACTTGTTaattcatgttttctttgtatcTTTGGGTAGGATAAATGGAGAAATATGAGTGTGATGGCCAATGGATGGGGTTCTCGAGACAAAGCTAGGCTAGCTGTGAAAAGGACATCTAGCTTTCCTAAACAGGAGGAGAGTGCTGTGGACCTTGCTGTAGCTCCAAGTGATGAGGAAATCGTGGATGTTAAGTCCGTCCCAGTTTCCAGTGCTACATTACAGATTCCATCTGCTGCAAAGAGATCCATCGTCAGGTTAGTCATTGTTCTTATTTTTGTTTGATTAATTTCATCTTGTATAATTTCACTCCTGACGTTGTTAATTCTTTTCACTGTTTTAGGTTAGATAACCTCATTATGGAAGCAATTACAACCTTGAAGGAGCCTGGTGGTTCAAACAAGACAAATATTGCTGCATATATAGAGGTAGTGTTTATATGCCAGTATTCatgtttataattcaattctttTTCCTATTTAAAGAAAATCTTGCATTAGAGGTCTGTAATAAACAGAGAACTTTGAAATGGTACATGATTGGTCTATATACACCTTTTTAATTGAAGAAAATAGCTGCAAGGAAAGCCGTGTGACATAAATGTTACTTTGTAGAGTTTGAATTTGAAGGCATAAGAGAGTGACTACTTAAGTCATGTCAGTCTGCTCTATGTTTTCCTTTGTTCAGGGTGTTGCTGCCCTTATTTATTTTCAAACATAGATCCCTGACTATTCTGCGTAAGAAATTTGATGGAACCTAACatgctaaaataataattttatcaatttaatctgcTTTCTTGGACTTAAAATGATATGATGTTCCATCTCATATTTTGGTGATGACAGCACCCACTATGTTTAGCTCATATGTTATCTGTTAGTTGTTTTCCTGTTGGCTTTAACATTTGTATGTTTCTGTTGATATGTTTCAATTTAGAGGGTTTTTAACtataatttacctattttttcatCAATGTAATCTGCTTTAGATGTGATGCTCAGTCTCAAAATTTGGTGATGGCAGCAGCAACCATGTTTAGCTCATGTGTTTCCCATCAGTCTGTTGGCTTTAGCATTCTGATGTCCCTGTAAACATGTGTTAACTAAGAGTTTGTTGGCATAATTGACTGATTTCTTTTCTTATTCTATAGGAGCAATACTGGGCACCTCCTGACTTTAAGAGGCTCTTGTCAGCGAAGTTAAAGTATTTAACAGCTTGTGGTAGACTGATAAAGGTAATTAGCATACCACATGGAAACATATTTGATGCTACTTTATTCTAAGTCATGAAGTTTGTTGTCTGAGAAATTAATAGATATGTCTTGTTTCATGAATATATTATTTGCATATATTTTGATGCCAGTGGATGTATTCGCTGTTATAATTTTTGGAAACAGATAAGGATTTTGGAGTTGTAAGTTATATATTCATGATTATGGGGTTGTATTTGATCTTTAAGTTCAACGATTGCTATGCATTTATGACTAATGTGAACTAAGGTGTTATAGTGAACAAGCTGATTGCACTGCACCCTTTGTGTAAAACACAAATGTTtgcattttttttgtaaaaatttgatCTAAGGACTGCTGTACATCTGTGTGTTTTTGGCATCATTAAGAATCCCTGGAactagttaaattgataaatgtgaactGAGAAGGTCTTTCAGTGTATAGGCTGATTGCACTCCACTCTGTGTAACACACATGCTTGcagtttctttgcaaaattttgaGGGGAATTCCTCTCTATGCTTCTTGATAGTCCTAATATCACCTTACCAAGTTTGTGGTAGTTATTTAGTTAAAATCATCCTTGCTTTTATTTGCAGGTGAAACGCAGGTATAGGATTGCACCTGCTCTGTCATTTTCAGACAGGAGGAGGAATCATCCCATGCTATTTTCAGAGGGAAGGCAAAGGGTTTCTCCTCGATTTGATAGGGATGATTTGAAAATCATCACAAAATCTCAGATTGATTTAGAGTTAGCTAGGATGAGGAAGATGACACCACAAGAGGCTGCTGCAGCCGCTGCTCGAGCAGTTGCAGAAGCAGAAGCTGCAATAGCAGAAGCTGAAGAAGCAGCAAGAGAGGCAGAGGTTGCTGAAGCTGATGCAGAGGCAGCGCAAGCTTTTGCAGAAGCAGCAATGAAAACTCTAAAAGGAAGAAACAATCAGAAAGTGGTAAATTGCCATGTATTGTCATTATTTATTTTGCACACATGAACATATGCACAGAGAAATACACCATGCAAAGCTTATTTCTCTTGCATTCTACACCCGCCTTTAACTAATgtcgatttttattttaaatttttttgcatATAGAACCTCTACACAGTATTTATGGGATTCCTTGTGCAATATTGTTTGTGTAATACACAGATGGTTCGAGCTTGATTTGGCAAAACGGGCAAAGAGGTGTTGACGATTTTGCAGCAGGCACCCAGTCATCATCGCTTTTGCAGCAGGCACCTGGTAATTGTCCCTATTTGTAGCAGGCACCCAGTGATCATCCTTATTATTTGTAGCCGTCTAGGGGAGAACAAAAAAAAGGGTTAGGGCCTTTTTGGTTGCATATGTATAGGATTCTTCCTTTTGCCAGGAAAAGTAGATTCCATTAACAACCTTGCTGATGTGGTTTCAAATGCAGGGGTTCTtgctttgttttttgtttttttgagaATCTTATGGGATTGCAGTtgatatttattcattttgaataGCTCTGCACTCAAGATGCTGGAAAACATAGAAACTAGGAATGTAAATAGGGGGGATAGGAACTGTTTGTTTTGCATCTGAGATTTATCTGTTGTGTAGTTTTCTTCGTGTTCTTAAGCATTTTCATGCCATTCTCAATAGAAATGAATTCATTTTGCTGTAGTTTTTTGTGCCAATATCTTATATAGTGTCATCTTTGtgcttaattttttctttttaggaACTGCCATTTAGAAATAGATTTTGAAACAAAGGGAATATTGCTATGTTATGGGAATTTAACTCACTGAGTCACAGATCAGTTGAGCACATACATTATTTCGGTTGATATATTATGGGTGGAAATTCAGTTTTATTTataatgattatgaaatgtagGGAGAATAATGGTTTAATTGGTATTCATGATTTAATGGTTTTTTCAGTGGGTTTGCATTGCCATTTAAGATTATAGTTTTGTACATTACCAAATATCTAACAAGTGTTGGGTGAACTTTGATCGTcaaccttaaaaaaaattatttagatgaTAGACATAGACATTATCAATTAATTAGATGATAACATATTTTGACTTGatgtatttttttgaattttttcaccGTTCATCCATcaaactaaatttataatttaatcaaatatttatttaattatatatcttgcTCAATTAACTTAAccaattaaattagttaaaacgATAATTAAAAGAGTGAGTATGAATTAGTGTAAACGATAcattagttaaaatttttaattttataaacttaaCCTGGTTGGAGATGGAACAAAGGATCCATGTTCACTCCTCAGCATATGAATTGTTGAGTGAGGAACCTGGTCGAGGTATTGATAAACAGTGGCAGGCGATTTGGAAGATTAGGGGGTCATGAGAGTATTTCTTTTGGCTTATGGCTCATGTCAACCTGTTGAGGATTGAGGAATGCTAAAAGATGGCGAAGATATATTACAACGGTCCCTGGTGTAGTCAATGTGAATCTAGGATGGAGGATATGGATCATATTTTGTGAAGGTGCTTGTCTGCGGCGGGTCTTTGGAGCCGAGTGGTGAAGAATGACAGATTGAACGAGTTCTTAGGCCTTAATTTAGTTGGTTGGATTCATGCCAATATAACTAGGCAGGAATGCTTTGTTTTGAATGATGACAATTGGGATGTGGTTTTCGGTTTGTTATGCTGGTGTCTATGGCTACAACGAAACCAGGGTTAATGAGAATTTCTCTGAGTGGGAAAGTACGCTGAACAAGGCATGACGATTGAGTCCAGAATTCTGTGATGCTGTTCATAATACAGATGGGCTGGATAACAAAGAACAGGAGATGACATGACAGTCAATTTGTTGGCAGCGTCCTAAATCAGGATGGACTAAAGTCAACACAGATGGTGCTTGAGAGGGGTTATGCAGTAGCTGGAGGCTCTATCCAAGATGAGAATGGTGTCTGACAATCTGGTTTTGCACGGAATATAGGGATTTGTATTATTATTGAGGTTGAATTATGAGGTATGTATAATAGATAGATGTTGGTAAGGAAGATGAAGGTGAGACGGGTGATCTTGGTAACGAATAGTTTAGCAGCTTTGGATTTTATCCTTATGAAGGTGAGGTGGATTACGATAGTGTTATGCTACGGAGCATAGCATAAAAAGGCTAGTTGCCTGTGATTGGAGAATTGAGTTTAAGTGTGTGTTTTGTGAAGAGAATCGATAGTAGATTGAACGACGATCATGGCTTTAAATTTGGAATCGGGTATTTGTGTttttaaactattagtaaatttatattttggtcacccaactttaaaaagttttaaaatagttACTGAATTATTTGAGAGCctttattttagtcactgagcttctaaatttatttttaaaagggttcaGCTAGCGAGTTGTGAGCAACAATTAGACAATTGATACAGTTGATTAGGACCCATCGATGAGTAAAAGAACATTACTTAGATCCAAGTCTATTTGCTGGTCAATGTCGGAAATTTACAAATAAAGAAGGCTGCACAGAAATGATTTTAATAGCCTAGTGACTTAaacaaaaattttcgaaaaatttaaaaaattttgtaactttttgaaattgagttgtaTATTTTAACTAAAGAACTGAATAGTGTAGTCTCTGTAGgaggcaaaaaaaagaaaaaaaaaggaaaaaagaaaaaaagaacagcCCCATGGAACCAAAATCCCACTTTCTTCCGCAGATGTAGTATATGAATAGTTTTATGTACAGCCTTGTGCAGCTGTGCTTGCTCATCATTACAGCATTCATCACTTTGTCAGCCATTATAGTTGCTTTTATTATGATGTTTTCTTCtccatcttttcttctttctttttcgatttctaaCTCTGTTAAGTTCATTGCAGAAACATTCGTGGATCATTCTGATCTTTTATACAAGTTGTAGAAACCACATGTTTATACTTCTTGAATCTTCTATATGCATGGCGATTATCCTATGTGTTACATAGGTGGGAATCAATGTCTATTTAGTTAGCGGGTTCATTCGTTGAATGAAGTTGATCGAACATATTACAAATAGGGATTATTCAAAGAtggaactcaaaattaatattaaatgaaaattttaacacaaaatttTTATCACTTTATCCGTAATTCAATCGACATGAAtaaagattataaaaaaataaaatccattcCCATTTTTGCGATTAGAAAAGCCAAAATCATCATAATACTTCCACAATcaaatgctggaaaacaaaccaTGAGTAAAGAGGAGTCTTATTTTCAAACCTAGCACTCCACTTACAAAAATATATTAACCCAAATCCCGATGAACAAACACATCTTGCAAGAGGAGATTGTGAAATATATGAACTAATACattagaaaagaaaaggaaaaacccATGGGAACAAACCGACTCAGCAATGGCAATAAATGATCTGACTCGGGCGGCAACTCATAAACTATGACTCAGCAGCAATTTCCATGGATGTAAGTTTCTCAGTGATGGGTTCTTCTTGTCGGTCACCTTCAAGTTGACTATAGTTTCCTTTTTCCTTAAAGAGCTGAACATGGTGATGCTTACAATAAAGTTTGCCTTCATGTGCAACGTAATTTGATGGACTAATAGTGCAACCTCCATGGCTGCATTTGAAGCAGCCTCTGTGGTATGATGTCCCATCAACAGTAACCTTTTTGAAGAAGAACAAAAGTTTgtaatgaaattttcatttttgattaatgcttaattgcatatattttgtaataaaatatctGGGTTTTTATTCACCTTTTCAATTGGATAGACAGTCTTATTGCATCCCACACATTTTTCTTTGGTTCCACCGAATAAATTCACCACTTTCTGTGCATTCTATTGCCATACAATTAAACAATCAATGGCTAGACATTAGTATATGTGTTAGTTTGGTGGTAgaatatcaaaaaaaaattacaaagaattACCTCATTTTCTATGTGTTTTTCAGGTTTGGCAATCTTTGGTGTTCCTAAAAGAATCatacattaaaaaaagaaattagagCAAATGGTTTAATGAATCCTCTCATGTATAGTaataaatgttaataaaaaaaattacaatttgttGAGTCGAGTGATAAAAGAGTTTAATGCTTTTAAGTAAGGTTTTAAGTTCGAGTTCTGTGAATGGAAACAACAATGTTGAGATACTTTTGCCTCTGTTTAAAGGTATACTGAGTCGAGTAATAAGGAATTCAATATCTCTTAAGTAAGGTTTCAGATTCGAGTCTTGTGAATGGAGAAAACCGTATTGGGAGAACTTTGTCCTCATTTAAAGATAGAAATTTAGTTGAAACTCAATGTGACTATTGGATACCAAAGATAAAGATAGAAGTTTAATTAGACCCCTCAAAGTTTTTCTAAACTTTCATtaagatttcaatttttttttgaaaattcttattaaaTCCTTATTGAAAAAAACTTTAGTTAAACCTAAAATTTAATGTCAAGATCCATCAATGACCTTGATCGGAGGTCTAAACCCAAGGAAAACCAAATCAAACAAGGGTTTACAATGCAATTTTACCTTCAAAACTCTTGTCTAGACTGCCAGTTCTTTTGAAGAGTTGATCATAGTGAGGCCTGCAATAAAGCACCCCTTCAAAAGAATTGTAATTGCTAagctgcaaaagaaaaaaaagggtccAATTCAAGTTTCTAATATACCAAAAAATGCAAATTCCAAAAGAAAATATGCATATAATTGGAAAAAAACCCCCATAAATGATCGTAATATTGGGTTAATTACCTTGAGAGTACCCTTACAATGGTGGCATCTGAAACAAGCTTTGTGAAAGACCCTATTATCAGCAGTGAGCTTATCAACCAAGTAAACAGTCTTGTCACAGGCCATGCATTTTTGTTGAGTCCCTGCAAATGTTgccatttttatgttattttccaACTCACTAACCTTTCAATATTATTCAACTCAGtccttccttcttttttttttggcttagtttctttcttttagttttttattcTCTCTTCCCGTCTACAACTCCATCATTGTTAATATAGAGGATGCAGTGAATTGTGGGCaacaattgttttttttaaaaaaggtagATTTATAGACAgatttgataaaaaagaaaaagaggtgcCCCCACTTTTGCTATCATTTTTCTCCTCCTTTTAAGCAATTCCTGCAACACCTTCTTTACATTTCAATctgtaattttttgttttttactttatttttcattttaaattgacCCCATCCTTCCCTTTTTCATAATTGTGATTAAGGacccaaaataaaattgtaaaatgtgagGGTAAGAAGAtgaaaatttcaatgattcacaATCAATTCTTAGTAACTAAAATTGTTTAATGTATGTTAGATCAATGTCAAAGGTAACATGGTACTAACTACAACCTAAAATTTGGTTATGTCCTTGGGTTCTTGCAAAAAGGTTAACATATACCATACATCCTtgtattctttaaaattttgaaatttaatctttgtacttttatttttaaaaatttagtccttttactttgaaaaaaaagattaacattattattttttaaatctgtTGGTTGGTGTGatgttttgaaataaaaaattatattcactAAATAGCAATGAAACTGAAAAAAATGACATTGCAATgaaattgaatttaacaaaatgacTTTTAACAATGTTAACGCACGGCACTCGTGTCCTTTTGGTGGGTGAGCTAATGACCCAATTCAACAAGGCACTCCTGCTCAAACTTTTTATAGAATCGAAAGATAAACCCGAGCTTGATTCGAAAATAATACCAATTAGATGAAGAGTCGGTCAACTTTGAACAAATCTTTTTCGAAAAGATGTACAAGCATCAAGAGATTCCAAATTAGACATGAACAGGGTGAAAAATTATTAGTCAAGATCATGCATGGTAATGTAGAAGTTTTAGGTAAATCaactgcttttttttttcttttaagaaaaagaaCTTTTCCTTTGTGAGGGGCCTtaaaagaaattgaatcagaagAATTTAATCATGAAAAAGCCAGCTGGATTCATTGTTgtatctttttactttttttttctttacttaattacttctattaataaattattatgatTAATGGGAGCATGATATgatataatcttttcttttttatctgGTATAGGACATAATATAATGTCTATAATTATCCATAATCTTTTCCagcccataaataagaggatagcGTGCTTCAGCAGACTCGAATTCAcatcctcctacattgacaacaatgaCCATGCCAATCAAAGTAAGACTCAATCGATCGAACAGACTATTTTTAACTTGGTTCAATTTTAGAATAAAAATCATTAACATATCTATTAATTTGATCTAATGGGAAGTATGCAGGCATAAATAAATAGAGTAATATTATTTGAGCCGAACCAAATCGATTGGATATGAATCAATTAGAATATTGGTTCATTAAAGGAATTAGATTAATTAATCCGTAAATTCGTACGTATCAATTAAATCCAACTAAAATATCAGTCCAACTTatggtttaattaaatttttataatattatttagtttaatcataaaccaatcaaaccgattaaaaagttaataatttaaCCGATTCCACTATGAATTAAGTTCTAAAAGCCTTTATTAATTGCGTTTCATATTGGGACTTTGAGGGCACGAGGTTCAGTTATCAATAACAATTAGCATTTGTAGGGTGCGTCTctaaaacaacaataaaaaaaatggtgaaaTCTGACAAACAACTCGGTGggcatttggtctagtggtatgattctcgcttCGGGTGCGAGAGGTCCCGAGTTCGATTCTCGGAATGCCCCTCAACCTTTTTGCTTACTCCCTTTGTAGTTTCTGTCATACAGTTTGTATTATGGACCTCAACATGATCTGCTTTTCAAGCATTGAAATTGCTAGTTTTAAAATTGTAATAATAATGCTATTTTTGGAAGTTGGGCAAAGCTTATAGCCCCACTGACC contains the following coding sequences:
- the LOC107908834 gene encoding LIM domain-containing protein WLIM1 isoform X2 → MATFAGTQQKCMACDKTVYLVDKLTADNRVFHKACFRCHHCKGTLKLSNYNSFEGVLYCRPHYDQLFKRTGSLDKSFEGTPKIAKPEKHIENEKVVNLFGGTKEKCVGCNKTVYPIEKVTVDGTSYHRGCFKCSHGGCTISPSNYVAHEGKLYCKHHHVQLFKEKGNYSQLEGDRQEEPITEKLTSMEIAAES
- the LOC107908833 gene encoding telomere repeat-binding factor 1 — encoded protein: MGAPKQKWTPEEEAALKAGVIKHGAGKWRTILKDPEFSGVLYLRSNVDLKDKWRNMSVMANGWGSRDKARLAVKRTSSFPKQEESAVDLAVAPSDEEIVDVKSVPVSSATLQIPSAAKRSIVRLDNLIMEAITTLKEPGGSNKTNIAAYIEEQYWAPPDFKRLLSAKLKYLTACGRLIKVKRRYRIAPALSFSDRRRNHPMLFSEGRQRVSPRFDRDDLKIITKSQIDLELARMRKMTPQEAAAAAARAVAEAEAAIAEAEEAAREAEVAEADAEAAQAFAEAAMKTLKGRNNQKVMVRA
- the LOC107908834 gene encoding LIM domain-containing protein WLIM1 isoform X1 — encoded protein: MATFAGTQQKCMACDKTVYLVDKLTADNRVFHKACFRCHHCKGTLKLSNYNSFEGVLYCRPHYDQLFKRTGSLDKSFEGTPKIAKPEKHIENENAQKVVNLFGGTKEKCVGCNKTVYPIEKVTVDGTSYHRGCFKCSHGGCTISPSNYVAHEGKLYCKHHHVQLFKEKGNYSQLEGDRQEEPITEKLTSMEIAAES